From one Holophagales bacterium genomic stretch:
- a CDS encoding amino acid decarboxylase, whose product MNGDFPPDTLRAWGGAAIERLARYFETIESRPVLARTKPGELMARFPPEAPEEPESWDAIERDLDRLVEPNLTHWQHPGFMAYFATNGSVPGIVGETLAAGYNQVGILWRSSPASNEMEQAMVRWLANLVGLPVAFDGQLADTASTASLIALAAAREQAFPDVRRTGLAGLPSAVVYCSELAHSSIDKACVVLGLGTSGLRKIPTDAEHRMDLAALEAAIAADRAAGRRPIAVVGTAGTTAVTSVDPLPGIAALCRREGLWMHVDAAYAGAAASLPEKRPLFAGWEEADSVVWNPHKWLFLPLECTGLFFRRMERVRKAFSVVPQYLETPEGTAGVREYMDYGVQLGRRFRALKTWITLRTFGATGIRERLRAHIALAERLEADLRREPDVEILAPVPFSVVVFRYAPSDLSEPERDALNQRVLEAVNREGRFFISHAVVKGRYVLRAAIGSLRTEERHLDAFLESVRAARAAVETLKP is encoded by the coding sequence GAAGCCGGGCGAGCTGATGGCCCGGTTCCCCCCCGAAGCCCCCGAAGAGCCCGAGTCCTGGGACGCGATCGAGCGCGACCTCGACCGCCTCGTCGAGCCGAACCTGACGCACTGGCAGCACCCCGGCTTCATGGCCTACTTCGCCACGAACGGCTCGGTACCGGGGATCGTCGGCGAGACGCTCGCCGCCGGCTACAACCAGGTCGGCATCCTCTGGCGCTCCTCTCCCGCCTCGAACGAGATGGAGCAGGCGATGGTCCGCTGGCTCGCGAACCTCGTCGGGCTTCCGGTCGCGTTCGACGGGCAGCTCGCCGACACGGCGTCCACGGCCTCCCTCATCGCCCTCGCGGCCGCGCGCGAGCAGGCGTTTCCCGACGTGCGCAGGACGGGGCTCGCGGGCCTGCCATCCGCGGTCGTCTACTGCTCCGAGCTGGCGCACTCGTCCATCGACAAGGCCTGCGTCGTCCTCGGTCTCGGGACCTCGGGCCTCCGGAAGATCCCGACCGACGCGGAACATCGAATGGACCTGGCCGCCCTCGAAGCGGCCATCGCGGCGGACCGCGCGGCGGGACGCCGGCCGATCGCCGTCGTCGGCACCGCCGGGACCACCGCCGTCACGTCGGTCGACCCGCTTCCCGGCATCGCCGCCCTCTGCCGCCGCGAGGGGCTCTGGATGCACGTCGACGCCGCCTACGCCGGCGCCGCGGCGAGCCTTCCAGAGAAGCGGCCCCTCTTCGCCGGGTGGGAAGAGGCCGACTCGGTCGTCTGGAACCCGCACAAGTGGCTCTTCCTCCCGCTCGAGTGCACCGGCCTCTTCTTCCGGAGGATGGAGCGCGTGAGGAAGGCGTTCTCGGTCGTCCCGCAGTACCTCGAGACGCCTGAAGGGACCGCAGGCGTCCGCGAGTACATGGACTACGGCGTCCAGCTGGGACGGCGGTTCCGCGCCCTGAAGACCTGGATCACGCTTCGGACCTTCGGCGCCACGGGAATCCGCGAACGCCTCCGGGCACACATCGCCCTGGCAGAGAGGCTCGAAGCCGACCTCCGCCGCGAGCCCGACGTCGAGATCCTGGCGCCGGTCCCCTTCTCGGTCGTCGTCTTCCGCTATGCACCCTCGGACCTGTCGGAACCGGAGAGGGACGCCCTGAACCAGCGCGTGCTGGAGGCGGTGAACCGGGAGGGGCGCTTCTTCATCTCCCACGCGGTCGTCAAGGGCCGCTACGTCCTCCGGGCCGCCATCGGGAGCCTCCGAACAGAAGAGCGACACCTCGACGCCTTCCTCGAATCGGTCCGGGCCGCGCGGGCGGCCGTCGAAACATTGAAACCGTGA
- a CDS encoding efflux RND transporter periplasmic adaptor subunit: protein MSLIEPSNRTADLSALKIRRDSRPDRGRWVLPTIATVIVVLVGAALAWSRATGTTFRAPEVSVTRVALVTPTQASTVLTASGYIVARSKAEISPKSVGRVAWLNLEEGQKVRKGELVARLESQELEAQRRQYAASREQALAELVNARLERQRAATLLKDLVGSQQAFDAADSRVKALEAGVASIEAQVRYVEELIKNSEIYAPIDGVVTVKKAFVGETVAPQGFGGAGSAGATFAVIVDLGSLEMEADINEQNLGRLAIGQPAEVALDAYPDKPYKARLRQIVPTADRQKGSVKVKIEILDRDARILPEMSCRVVFLNPETKVDTEAKPKVMVPAASVVEVEGKKGVLLVKEGTAVFRPLQLGTETGSQVEVASGVVGGEEIVAEAAGSNGKTVKWRAEQKVRVKKD from the coding sequence ATGAGCCTCATAGAACCGAGCAACCGCACCGCGGACCTCTCCGCCCTGAAGATCCGGCGCGACTCCCGCCCCGATCGCGGGCGCTGGGTCCTCCCCACTATCGCGACGGTGATCGTCGTCCTGGTCGGCGCCGCTCTTGCCTGGAGCCGCGCGACCGGCACCACCTTCCGCGCGCCGGAGGTCTCCGTGACCCGCGTCGCCCTGGTGACGCCGACCCAGGCCTCGACCGTCCTCACCGCCTCGGGCTACATCGTCGCCAGGAGCAAGGCCGAGATCTCCCCGAAGTCGGTCGGGCGCGTCGCCTGGCTGAACCTCGAAGAGGGCCAGAAGGTGAGGAAGGGCGAGCTCGTCGCCCGCCTCGAGTCGCAGGAGCTGGAAGCCCAGCGCAGGCAGTACGCCGCTTCGCGCGAGCAGGCGCTGGCCGAGCTGGTCAACGCCCGCCTCGAGCGGCAGCGCGCCGCGACCCTTCTCAAGGACCTCGTCGGAAGCCAGCAGGCCTTCGACGCCGCCGACTCCCGCGTGAAGGCGCTCGAGGCCGGGGTCGCTTCGATCGAGGCGCAGGTGCGCTACGTCGAGGAGCTGATCAAGAACTCCGAGATCTACGCTCCGATCGACGGCGTCGTGACCGTGAAGAAGGCGTTCGTCGGCGAGACGGTTGCCCCGCAGGGCTTCGGCGGCGCCGGCTCCGCGGGGGCCACGTTCGCCGTCATCGTCGACCTCGGCTCCCTGGAGATGGAGGCCGACATCAACGAGCAGAACCTCGGGCGCCTCGCCATCGGCCAGCCCGCCGAAGTCGCCCTCGACGCGTACCCCGACAAGCCCTACAAGGCGCGCCTCCGGCAGATCGTGCCGACCGCGGACCGGCAGAAGGGCTCCGTGAAAGTGAAGATCGAGATTCTCGACCGGGACGCGCGGATCCTCCCCGAGATGTCGTGCCGGGTCGTCTTCCTGAACCCCGAGACGAAGGTCGACACGGAAGCGAAGCCGAAGGTGATGGTCCCCGCGGCGTCGGTCGTCGAGGTGGAAGGCAAGAAGGGGGTCCTCCTCGTGAAGGAGGGGACTGCCGTTTTCCGTCCGCTCCAGCTGGGAACGGAAACCGGGAGCCAGGTCGAGGTCGCCTCCGGCGTCGTGGGCGGCGAGGAGATCGTCGCCGAGGCGGCCGGTTCGAATGGAAAGACGGTGAAATGGCGGGCGGAGCAGAAGGTCCGCGTCAAGAAGGACTAG
- a CDS encoding ABC transporter ATP-binding protein — protein MAEPLIRIENVVKQYTRDTQVLTVLDGLSLEVEKGDFVALMGPSGSGKTTLLNLIAGIDRPTSGRILVGPDEVSSMSEGALAKWRSEHVGFIFQLYNLVPVLTAFENVELPLLLTRLSRAERRKQAETALAVVALSDRLDHYPRQLSGGQEQRVAIARAIATDPTLLVADEPTGDLDAKSGEEILILLERLHSEFGKTIVMVTHDPKAAARAHRLVHLDKGVLKEDVRAKGEKGEIGIAAAAAIAAGK, from the coding sequence ATGGCCGAACCCCTGATCCGGATCGAGAACGTCGTCAAGCAGTACACCCGCGACACACAGGTCCTCACCGTCCTCGACGGCCTCTCGCTCGAGGTCGAGAAGGGGGACTTCGTCGCCCTCATGGGACCCTCGGGCTCCGGGAAGACGACGCTCCTCAACCTCATCGCCGGGATCGACCGGCCGACGAGCGGCCGCATCCTCGTTGGTCCGGACGAGGTCTCCTCGATGAGCGAGGGGGCCCTGGCGAAGTGGCGGAGCGAGCACGTCGGCTTCATCTTCCAGCTCTACAACCTCGTCCCGGTCCTGACGGCGTTCGAGAACGTCGAGCTGCCGCTCCTCCTCACGCGCCTCTCGAGGGCCGAGCGACGCAAGCAGGCGGAGACCGCCCTCGCGGTCGTTGCGCTCTCCGACCGGCTGGACCACTACCCCCGGCAGCTCTCGGGTGGCCAGGAGCAGCGCGTCGCCATCGCGCGGGCCATCGCGACCGACCCGACCCTCCTCGTCGCCGACGAGCCGACGGGCGACCTCGACGCGAAGTCGGGCGAGGAGATCCTCATCCTCCTCGAGAGGCTCCACAGCGAGTTCGGCAAGACGATCGTCATGGTCACGCACGATCCGAAGGCCGCCGCCCGGGCCCACCGGCTCGTCCACCTCGACAAGGGGGTCCTCAAGGAGGACGTGCGCGCGAAAGGCGAGAAGGGAGAGATCGGCATCGCGGCCGCCGCGGCGATCGCCGCCGGCAAGTAG
- a CDS encoding FtsX-like permease family protein codes for MKILPLVLKNLLRKKTRSLLTIGSIVLPLFVICILGTLLSALEADPSGGKGMYRLIVRHKVSITNWLPGAYDPKIRNLPGVVEAIRMQWFGGSYIDQSAKNQFARFSVTDADRLLRVFDEAKVVEGSEAEWVSDRSGLLVGRQLMKRYGWRLGQKVAFKGDIYPITLELTVRAVFSAADESGVYFHHQAVEEALPRVKGFVGWYWLKTDSIAATERVPKQIDAMFENSSYPTRSETEKEFQSMWVSMLGNVKLLVGSITTIIAVVILLIAANTMAMAARERVTEIAVLRVLGFTKEKILGLVLGESLALSLFGGVLGVGLFVLLLPGFREGLMNSPMAAFAAGVRLFPGVLAMGFGVTVAVGLFAGLVPAIRSAERPITEGLRQVA; via the coding sequence GTGAAGATCCTCCCGCTCGTCCTGAAGAACCTCCTGAGAAAGAAGACCCGGTCGCTCCTGACGATCGGCTCGATCGTCCTGCCGCTCTTCGTCATCTGCATCCTCGGGACGCTCCTCAGCGCGCTCGAGGCCGATCCCTCCGGCGGAAAGGGGATGTACCGGCTCATCGTCCGGCACAAGGTCTCCATCACGAACTGGCTGCCGGGCGCCTACGACCCGAAGATCCGGAACCTCCCCGGCGTCGTCGAGGCGATCCGGATGCAGTGGTTCGGCGGGTCGTACATCGACCAGTCGGCGAAGAACCAGTTCGCGCGCTTCTCCGTCACCGACGCCGACCGCCTCCTCAGGGTCTTCGACGAGGCGAAGGTCGTCGAGGGGAGCGAGGCGGAATGGGTGAGCGACCGCTCCGGCCTCCTCGTCGGCCGGCAGCTGATGAAGCGCTACGGCTGGAGACTCGGTCAGAAGGTCGCCTTCAAGGGGGACATCTACCCGATCACCCTCGAGCTGACGGTCCGTGCCGTCTTCTCGGCCGCCGACGAGAGCGGCGTCTACTTCCACCACCAGGCCGTCGAGGAGGCGCTCCCGCGCGTGAAGGGCTTCGTCGGCTGGTACTGGCTGAAGACCGATTCCATCGCCGCGACCGAGCGCGTCCCGAAGCAGATCGACGCGATGTTCGAGAACTCCTCGTACCCGACGCGGTCCGAGACGGAGAAGGAGTTCCAGAGCATGTGGGTCTCGATGCTCGGGAACGTCAAGCTCCTCGTCGGGTCGATCACGACGATCATCGCCGTCGTCATCCTCCTCATCGCCGCGAACACGATGGCGATGGCGGCCCGCGAGCGGGTCACCGAGATCGCCGTCCTGCGCGTCCTCGGTTTCACGAAGGAGAAGATCCTCGGCCTCGTCCTCGGCGAGAGCCTGGCGCTCTCCCTGTTCGGAGGGGTCCTGGGCGTCGGCCTCTTCGTGCTCCTGCTCCCCGGCTTCCGGGAGGGGCTCATGAACTCGCCGATGGCGGCCTTCGCCGCCGGCGTCCGCCTCTTCCCCGGGGTCCTCGCGATGGGCTTCGGCGTGACGGTCGCCGTGGGTCTCTTCGCAGGTCTCGTCCCGGCCATCCGCTCCGCAGAGAGGCCGATCACGGAAGGGCTGAGGCAGGTCGCGTAG
- a CDS encoding ABC transporter permease encodes MKFIPYVFRSLFRKKTRSILTIGSIVLPFFVICVLGTLLMALDADPSGGRGMYRLVVRHKVSLANFIPEAYRERIAQAPGVKDVTILNWFGGQYKDNRPENMFARFGCEPESLLRIFDEVTIVEGTPADWTSDRSGALVGERLMKRYGWKIGDKFVLKGDIFPVNLELTVRAVFRGSDETGVYFDRRAVEEGLPWAKGQVGTFWIKAESAEAAQSLPRLVDAMFENSAAPTKTETEKEFQNGFVSMLGNVRAVVTGISTAIALVILLISANTMAMAARERVTEIAVLRTLGFGKPLVLTLILAESLLLSATGAVVGLGLFRLAFPVLKEGLLNSPMAGFAAGMQLFPEVLLTGIGVTLFVGLVAGIVPAIRSAQRSIPDGLRQVG; translated from the coding sequence GTGAAATTCATCCCCTACGTCTTCCGGAGCCTCTTCCGCAAGAAGACCCGCTCGATCCTGACGATCGGCTCGATCGTCCTCCCCTTCTTCGTCATCTGCGTCCTCGGAACGCTGCTGATGGCGCTCGACGCCGACCCCTCGGGCGGAAGAGGGATGTACCGCCTCGTCGTGAGGCACAAGGTCTCCCTCGCGAACTTCATCCCCGAGGCCTATCGCGAGCGGATCGCGCAGGCGCCGGGCGTGAAGGACGTGACGATCCTGAACTGGTTCGGCGGGCAGTACAAAGACAACCGCCCGGAGAACATGTTCGCCCGCTTCGGCTGCGAGCCGGAGAGCCTCCTCAGGATCTTCGACGAGGTGACGATCGTCGAGGGGACCCCCGCCGACTGGACCTCCGACCGCAGCGGCGCCCTCGTCGGCGAGCGCCTCATGAAGCGCTACGGCTGGAAGATCGGCGACAAGTTCGTGCTGAAGGGGGACATCTTCCCGGTCAACCTCGAGCTGACCGTGAGGGCCGTCTTCCGCGGCTCCGACGAGACCGGCGTTTACTTCGACCGCAGGGCGGTCGAGGAAGGGCTCCCCTGGGCGAAGGGGCAGGTCGGGACGTTCTGGATCAAGGCCGAGTCGGCCGAGGCGGCCCAGAGCCTTCCCCGCCTCGTCGACGCGATGTTCGAGAACTCCGCGGCCCCGACGAAGACGGAGACCGAGAAGGAGTTCCAGAACGGCTTCGTCTCGATGCTCGGGAACGTCCGAGCCGTCGTGACCGGCATTTCGACCGCGATCGCCCTCGTCATCCTCCTCATCTCGGCGAACACGATGGCGATGGCCGCCCGCGAGAGGGTCACCGAGATCGCCGTCCTGCGCACCCTCGGCTTCGGCAAGCCGCTCGTCCTCACCCTCATCCTCGCCGAGAGCCTCCTTCTCTCCGCCACGGGGGCCGTCGTCGGCCTCGGCCTCTTCCGCCTCGCCTTCCCGGTGCTCAAGGAGGGCCTCCTGAACTCGCCGATGGCCGGCTTCGCCGCCGGGATGCAGCTCTTCCCCGAGGTCCTCCTGACGGGCATCGGCGTCACCCTCTTCGTCGGCCTCGTCGCCGGGATCGTCCCGGCCATCCGCTCCGCCCAGCGCTCCATCCCCGACGGCCTCCGCCAGGTCGGGTAG
- a CDS encoding ABC transporter permease — MLGIPLKYNVRNLFVRKVTTTLTVLGIALVVAVFLCVMALGEGLTRVFTASGSEKNVLVLRQNSQSELQSGIGRDQAQLVRALAGIEKDADGKPIVSAELVVVLNLDKRDGGSSNVTIRGVEEKGMALRPQMKQTEGRMFVPGTSEVIVAESVARRFKGAEVGDEIRFGAYRWKVVGHFDAGGTAPDSEIWTDSEGMLNTFQRGGFSSILARTTDRAARDQFVAGVAGDARLALEGKIERAYYDEQTATAAPIKFLGFFVGIVMAIGACFGAMNTMYAAVSSRTREIATLRALGFSRLSILVSFVLESIALAFIGGVVGCALAFLLVKVALSGVTGTTNFATFAEVVFAFRLTPQLLVTGIVFSLVMGFFGGLFPAGRAAFTKITAALRQVG, encoded by the coding sequence GTGCTCGGAATCCCGCTGAAGTACAACGTGAGAAACCTCTTCGTCCGGAAGGTCACGACGACGCTCACCGTCCTCGGCATCGCGCTCGTCGTGGCGGTCTTCCTCTGCGTCATGGCGCTCGGCGAGGGGCTGACGCGGGTCTTCACCGCGTCGGGCTCGGAGAAGAACGTCCTCGTCCTGCGCCAGAACTCGCAGTCGGAGCTGCAGTCGGGGATCGGGCGCGACCAGGCGCAGCTCGTGAGGGCACTGGCGGGCATCGAGAAGGACGCGGACGGCAAGCCGATCGTCTCCGCCGAGCTCGTCGTCGTCCTCAACCTCGACAAGCGCGACGGCGGCTCGTCGAACGTCACGATCCGCGGCGTCGAGGAGAAGGGAATGGCGCTCCGCCCGCAGATGAAACAGACCGAGGGGCGGATGTTCGTCCCGGGGACGTCGGAGGTCATCGTCGCCGAGAGCGTCGCGCGCCGGTTCAAGGGGGCGGAAGTCGGCGACGAGATCCGCTTCGGCGCCTACCGCTGGAAAGTCGTCGGACACTTCGACGCCGGCGGCACCGCGCCCGACAGCGAGATCTGGACCGACTCGGAAGGGATGCTCAACACGTTCCAGCGCGGCGGCTTCTCCTCGATCCTCGCACGGACGACCGACCGGGCCGCGCGCGACCAGTTCGTCGCCGGCGTCGCGGGGGACGCGCGCCTCGCCCTCGAGGGGAAGATCGAGCGGGCCTACTACGACGAGCAGACGGCGACGGCCGCTCCGATCAAGTTCCTCGGCTTCTTCGTCGGCATCGTCATGGCCATAGGCGCCTGCTTCGGCGCGATGAACACGATGTACGCGGCGGTCTCCTCCCGGACGCGCGAGATCGCGACGCTGAGGGCCCTCGGCTTCTCGCGGCTCTCGATCCTCGTGTCGTTCGTCCTCGAGTCGATCGCCCTCGCGTTCATCGGGGGCGTGGTCGGCTGCGCGCTGGCGTTTCTCCTCGTGAAGGTCGCCCTCTCGGGCGTCACCGGCACGACGAACTTCGCGACGTTCGCCGAGGTCGTCTTCGCCTTCCGCCTGACGCCCCAGCTCCTCGTGACGGGAATCGTCTTCTCGCTCGTGATGGGATTCTTCGGCGGCCTCTTCCCGGCGGGCCGGGCGGCCTTCACGAAGATCACGGCGGCACTGCGTCAGGTGGGCTGA